From Mycobacterium cookii:
GCGACCGCATCCTCGGGCGCGAATTGCACGACGGCGCCGTTCTTGGTCCGCACGCGGACCAGCGGTGCGACATCGAGCAGGTGGCCGACCGCGTCGGTCAGCGGCGGCACCGAGCCGACTGGGCGGCGGTACCGAACCGTCACCCTGGTGCCGAGCTCGGGCCACGAAACCATCAGTGGCCGAACGGATCCGGCACCTCACCCGGTGTCCACGACAATCCGGGGACCCCCCAGTTGTTCGATTTCACGGCGCGTTTGGCAGCGCGTGCATGCCGGCCGATCAACCGGTCGAGATACAGGAACCCATCGAGGTGTCCGGTCTCGTGCTGCAACATTCGGGCGAACAGCCCGGTGCCTTCGAGGGTGACCGGTGCGCCGTCGGCGTCGAGACCGGTGACCCGGGCCCATTCGGCCCGGCCGGTCGGGAACGACTCGCCCGGCACGGACAGGCAACCCTCGTCGTCGTCATCGGGGTCGGGCATGGTCTCGGGGATTTCCGATGTCTCCAGCACCGGGTTGACCACCACGCCGCGGCGTCGCGCGGACTGTCCACGCTCGTCGGCGCAGTCGTAGACGAACACCCGCAGGCCGACACCGATCTGGTTGGCGGCCAGGCCAACCCCGAAGGCGGCGTCCATCGTGTCGTAGAGGTTGGTGATCAGATCGGCCAGGTCGGCCGGCAGCGAACCGTCTGCCCCGACCGGTACCGGCTCGGTGGGTGTGTGCAACACCGGATCGCCCACGATGCGAATGGGTACGACTGCCATGACCGCAAAGCTTAAGCTGCGTGAAACCTGCTCCGGTTGCGGAGTCGGCTTGGGACAGGCAATCTCAGCTCGTCAGCCGACTCGCGGGCTTGGGTTCCGGGTCAACAGTTGTCGACGTGGTTGAATATCGCCGGAGCAGCGAGCATTCGAGATTTGCCGAAAGGGTCGAGGAAGCGATATGGACAGCGCTATGGCGCGGGCTAATCGATCGGCGAACGACTCTGAACTCGCCGATGGGCTGACCCGCCGCGAGCACGACATTCTGGCGTTCGAACGCCAATGGTGGAAATACGCGGGCGCCAAAGAAGAAGCCATCAAAGAGTTGTTCGGAATGTCGGCTACTGCCTATTACCGGATTCTCAACGCGTTGGTCGATCGACCCGAGGCATTAGCCGCCGACCCGATGCTCGTGAAGCGGCTCCGACGGTTGCGGGCCAGTCGCCAGAAGGCTCGGGCGGCGCGACGGCT
This genomic window contains:
- a CDS encoding DUF3263 domain-containing protein, translated to MDSAMARANRSANDSELADGLTRREHDILAFERQWWKYAGAKEEAIKELFGMSATAYYRILNALVDRPEALAADPMLVKRLRRLRASRQKARAARRLGFELT
- a CDS encoding peptide deformylase, which produces MAVVPIRIVGDPVLHTPTEPVPVGADGSLPADLADLITNLYDTMDAAFGVGLAANQIGVGLRVFVYDCADERGQSARRRGVVVNPVLETSEIPETMPDPDDDDEGCLSVPGESFPTGRAEWARVTGLDADGAPVTLEGTGLFARMLQHETGHLDGFLYLDRLIGRHARAAKRAVKSNNWGVPGLSWTPGEVPDPFGH